The following coding sequences lie in one Populus trichocarpa isolate Nisqually-1 chromosome 14, P.trichocarpa_v4.1, whole genome shotgun sequence genomic window:
- the LOC18105314 gene encoding uncharacterized protein LOC18105314 isoform X1, with protein sequence MDSQDPRKNPTHTPGHESHGVYVCHKCGWPFPNPHPSARHRRAHKKICGTLEGYKFVDSEETPLSALSDDDHGSDEDPKTPSPKGLERGINEKGCGGVGSRSNRSEDDVFTDAIAEFPESGSSPVTGEHTRDVKEPEINLEINKATAQSSEDGSITVISPPPSNSADHIQMQSTEVPVINLSGSAQESLDHGSNATIASMTRSLTDCRGEESDFEHSHDNGSSAWDSIPIKLETQTDASQENKKSGTVEDLPETDAKGNEETKLDGQLLDVVVSTDDNAEDASESQKMEDVTSQPVPAAEVLQLKEGGYTDDLASGMSLNDLSPEVNLAEPAHSSISTAQIEGDTQEIDSAVYVNSAVSYDNKGEGNGNMHVLIVPNDLTLVADAENMVKGFKDLEGGKLPQLMNMDSFEVSNNVKDSDLKNNPQGFNSRPLTEDTEVSASNMHVLNDNLEPKDGTSQHIVELPDEAEADMPQRSEVGVTDVVTGDLEKSISVHSPEEDVPRDHCETSSLTSSIEHATKATSDTNTVVVPMDAEVRQTNLIGMDDTGNDEKDKIESSEVGENDKNKRNTKESFAENRIPTSKHASISSEQADQRNSVLGDVKAAGLEEGKIERCNASEIVTEGDSVSGLGEENLLREPKSTPESAVNVESCFTSENDINVCEGRLPQLASIPSEQADQRNSVLGDVKAAGLEEGKIERCNASEIVTEGDSVSGLGEENLLREPKSTPESAVNVESCFTSENDINVCEGRLPQLASIPSEQADQRNSVLGDVKAAGLEEGKIERCNASEIVTEGDSVSGLGEENPSRGPKTTPESAVNVESCFISENDINVCEGKLPQHEHTDIGGVLDPQESRKEPESNGMANQLVERAGEVSAAAESYSGGDAEVLWKSSEDKMVREPLVSRSEPSSSLQNSSPVADNQAKDFLGVASGNTPESLPDEGDNNLVTQQVVASATDFSVDSISQTDSLEGHWGSVSVLSTQSDIPAILDAEPLPSNGSQALSEAEKATLKKPIAASETEHADKSDIFDPPSFMTLVEPRDVVNQKAAASEIQTTGNPQQPKAASVQAGWFPSITNVLSESQGRKKNEEIIAKVTNWSTGEQHPSLRSPQHTPLKSLLGEASMETKSKALNAKEIPVEKDGFAAKDNGALPKTVSSILAPQEPVGEPAMVEEKAWSSPARYPADIKREKRKVRGRPYWAQFVCCSSVN encoded by the exons ATGGATAGCCAAGATCCCAGAAAGAACCCTACACACACACCAG GGCATGAGAGCCATGGAGTTTATGTCTGTCACAAATGTGGGTGGCCCTTTCCAAACCCACATCCAAGTGCAAGACACAGGCGTGCACACAAGAAGATCTGTGGAACTCTTGAAGGATACAAGTTTGTTGACTCTGAGGAGACTCCACTCTCGGCCCTTTCTGACGATGACCATGGTTCTGATGAAGATCCTAAAACCCCTA GTCCAAAAGGTTTGGAGAGAGGTATTAACGAGAAGGGTTGTGGTGGGGTAGGGAGCAGATCGAATAGATCAGAAGATGATGTTTTTACGGATGCTATTGCCGAATTTCCTGAAAGCGGATCTAGTCCGGTGACTGGAGAGCATACAAGGGATGTTAAAGAACCAGAAATTAACCTGGAAATCAATAAAGCCACTGCTCAATCATCCGAGGATGGTTCAATTACTG TTATCAGCCCACCTCCAAGCAATTCAGCTGACCACATCCAAATGCAAAGTACTGAAGTTCCAGTAATTAATCTGTCTGGAAGTGCTCAAGAGTCCCTGGATCATGGCTCGAATGCTACCATTGCCTCCATGACCAGATCTTTAACAGATTGTAGAGGTGAAGAATCTGACTTTGAGCATAGCCATGATAACGGAAGTTCTGCATGGGATTCAATCCCCATCAAACTTGAAACACAAACAGATGCATCACAAGAGAATAAGAAGAGTGGCACTGTCGAGGATTTGCCAGAGACTGATGCAAAAGGAAATGAAGAAACTAAATTAGATGGACAGCTACTGGATGTAGTGGTTTCAACGGATGACAATGCAGAGGATGCATCTGAGTCACAGAAGATGGAGGATGTAACTTCACAGCCTGTGCCTGCTGCAGAAGTCCTTCAATTGAAGGAAGGAGGCTATACTGATGATTTAGCCTCTGGAATGTCTTTAAATGATCTCTCCCCTGAAGTTAATTTGGCTGAACCTGCGCATTCTTCTATTTCCACTGCTCAGATCGAGGGGGATACTCAAGAAATCGACTCTGCTGTTTATGTAAATTCAGCTGTGAGTTATGATAATAAGGGAGAAGGAAATGGAAATATGCATGTGCTGATAGTTCCCAATGACTTAACTTTAGTTGCTGATGCTGAGAACATGGTTAAAGGTTTTAAAGACCTTGAAGGAGGGAAATTGCCCCAACTTATGAACATGGATTCGTTTGAAGTATCTAACAATGTTAAGGATTCTGACCTTAAGAACAATCCTCAGGGTTTTAACTCAAGGCCATTGACTGAGGACACCGAAGTCTCTGCATCCAATATGCATGTTTTGAATGATAACCTTGAACCAAAAGATGGGACCAGCCAGCATATTGTTGAATTGCCTGATGAAGCAGAAGCTGATATGCCCCAGAGATCAGAAGTTGGTGTAACAGATGTTGTGACGGGTGACTTGGAGAAGAGCATTTCTGTTCACTCTCCTGAAGAAGATGTACCTCGTGATCATTGTGAAACTTCATCTCTGACGAGTTCTATAGAGCATGCTACAAAAGCCACATCTGATACTAACACTGTGGTTGTGCCAATGGATGCTGAGGTTAGGCAGACAAACTTAATTGGCATGGATGATACTGGTAATgatgaaaaagataaaattgaaagttctGAAGTAGgtgaaaatgacaaaaacaaaagaaatacaaaGGAGAGTTTTGCAGAAAACAGGATACCAACTTCTAAACATGCTAGTATTTCCTCTGAGCAAGCTGATCAAAGGAACAGCGTACTTGGAGATGTCAAAGCTGCTGGTCTTGAAGAGGGTAAAATAGAAAGATGCAATGCGTCTGAAATTGTAACTGAAGGTGATTCTGTATCTGGATTGGGGGAGGAAAATCTCTTGAGGGAGCCAAAATCAACACCTGAATCTGCTGTCAATGTCGAATCCTGTTTTACCTCAGAGAATGATATTAATGTGTGTGAGGGAAGGTTGCCACAACTTGCTAGTATTCCCTCTGAACAAGCTGATCAAAGGAACAGCGTACTTGGAGATGTCAAAGCTGCTGGTCTTGAAGAGGGTAAAATAGAAAGATGCAATGCGTCTGAAATTGTAACTGAAGGTGATTCTGTATCTGGATTGGGGGAGGAAAATCTCTTGAGGGAGCCAAAATCAACACCTGAATCTGCTGTCAATGTCGAATCCTGTTTTACCTCAGAGAATGATATTAATGTGTGTGAGGGAAGGTTGCCACAACTTGCTAGTATTCCCTCTGAACAAGCTGATCAAAGGAACAGCGTACTTGGAGATGTCAAAGCTGCTGGTCTTGAAGAGGGTAAAATAGAAAGATGCAATGCGTCTGAAATTGTAACTGAAGGTGATTCTGTATCTGGATTGGGGGAGGAAAATCCCTCGAGGGGGCCAAAAACAACACCTGAATCTGCTGTCAATGTCGAATCCTGTTTTATCTCAGAGAATGATATTAATGTGTGTGAGGGCAAGTTGCCACAACATGAACACACTGATATAGGTGGAGTTTTGGATCCTCAGGAAAGCAGAAAGGAACCTGAAAGCAATGGTATGGCCAATCAACTAGTTGAGCGTGCTGGTGAAGTTAGTGCAGCTGCTGAATCATATAGTGGTGGAGATGCTGAGGTATTATGGAAGTCTTCTGAAGACAAGATGGTGAGAGAGCCTCTAGTTTCTCGTTCAGAACCTTCATCTTCCCTTCAAAATTCTTCCCCTGTTGCAGATAATCAGGCCAAAGATTTTCTTGGAGTTGCATCTGGGAACACACCTGAGTCTTTGCCTGATGAAGGTGATAATAACTTAGTTACACAACAGGTTGTTGCATCTGCTACTGACTTTTCAGTTGATTCAATTAGCCAAACTGATAGTTTGGAAGGTCACTGGGGTTCCGTTTCAG TGCTTTCTACCCAATCGGATATACCAGCTATTCTTGATGCTGAGCCTTTGCCATCAAATGGTTCCCAAGCATTATCAGAAGCAGAGAAAGCCACCTTGAAGAAGCCGATAGCTGCTTCTGAGACAGAACATGCTGATAAATCAGATATTTTTGATCCCCCATCTTTCATGACATTGGTTGAACCTAGAGATGTGGTTAACCAGAAAGCTGCTGCATCTGAAATCCAGACAACAGGGAACCCACAACAGCCAAAAGCTGCTTCTGTACAAGCTGGTTGGTTTCCTTCCATTACCAATGTTTTGAGTGAGTCGCAGGGGAGAAAAAAGAACGAAGAGATTATTGCCAAGGTCACAAACTGGAGCACCGGGGAACAACACCCTTCTCTGAGGAGCCCACAACATACTCCTTTAAAGAGCCTTTTAGGCGAGGCAAGTATGGAAACCAAATCCAAGGCACTAAATGCCAAGGAAATCCCAGTTGAAAAGGATGGTTTCGCAGCTAAAGATAACGGTGCTTTGCCTAAAACAGTGAGCTCCATTCTGGCTCCTCAAGAACCTGTAGGTGAGCCTGCCATGGTGGAAGAGAAAGCATGGAGTTCTCCAGCAAGGTATCCTGCAGATattaagagagagaagaggaaagTCAGGGGAAGACCATACTGGGCACAATTTGTTTGCTGCTCATCTGTAAATTAG
- the LOC18105314 gene encoding uncharacterized protein LOC18105314 isoform X3, which yields MDSQDPRKNPTHTPGHESHGVYVCHKCGWPFPNPHPSARHRRAHKKICGTLEGYKFVDSEETPLSALSDDDHGSDEDPKTPSPKGLERGINEKGCGGVGSRSNRSEDDVFTDAIAEFPESGSSPVTGEHTRDVKEPEINLEINKATAQSSEDGSITVISPPPSNSADHIQMQSTEVPVINLSGSAQESLDHGSNATIASMTRSLTDCRGEESDFEHSHDNGSSAWDSIPIKLETQTDASQENKKSGTVEDLPETDAKGNEETKLDGQLLDVVVSTDDNAEDASESQKMEDVTSQPVPAAEVLQLKEGGYTDDLASGMSLNDLSPEVNLAEPAHSSISTAQIEGDTQEIDSAVYVNSAVSYDNKGEGNGNMHVLIVPNDLTLVADAENMVKGFKDLEGGKLPQLMNMDSFEVSNNVKDSDLKNNPQGFNSRPLTEDTEVSASNMHVLNDNLEPKDGTSQHIVELPDEAEADMPQRSEVGVTDVVTGDLEKSISVHSPEEDVPRDHCETSSLTSSIEHATKATSDTNTVVVPMDAEVRQTNLIGMDDTGNDEKDKIESSEVGENDKNKRNTKESFAENRIPTSKHASISSEQADQRNSVLGDVKAAGLEEGKIERCNASEIVTEGDSVSGLGEENLLREPKSTPESAVNVESCFTSENDINVCEGRLPQLASIPSEQADQRNSVLGDVKAAGLEEGKIERCNASEIVTEGDSVSGLGEENLLREPKSTPESAVNVESCFTSENDINVCEGRLPQLASIPSEQADQRNSVLGDVKAAGLEEGKIERCNASEIVTEGDSVSGLGEENPSRGPKTTPESAVNVESCFISENDINVCEGKLPQHEHTDIGGVLDPQESRKEPESNGMANQLVERAGEVSAAAESYSGGDAEVLWKSSEDKMVREPLVSRSEPSSSLQNSSPVADNQAKDFLGVASGNTPESLPDEGDNNLVTQQVVASATDFSVDSISQTDSLEGHWGSVSAILDAEPLPSNGSQALSEAEKATLKKPIAASETEHADKSDIFDPPSFMTLVEPRDVVNQKAAASEIQTTGNPQQPKAASVQAGWFPSITNVLSESQGRKKNEEIIAKVTNWSTGEQHPSLRSPQHTPLKSLLGEASMETKSKALNAKEIPVEKDGFAAKDNGALPKTVSSILAPQEPVGEPAMVEEKAWSSPARYPADIKREKRKVRGRPYWAQFVCCSSVN from the exons ATGGATAGCCAAGATCCCAGAAAGAACCCTACACACACACCAG GGCATGAGAGCCATGGAGTTTATGTCTGTCACAAATGTGGGTGGCCCTTTCCAAACCCACATCCAAGTGCAAGACACAGGCGTGCACACAAGAAGATCTGTGGAACTCTTGAAGGATACAAGTTTGTTGACTCTGAGGAGACTCCACTCTCGGCCCTTTCTGACGATGACCATGGTTCTGATGAAGATCCTAAAACCCCTA GTCCAAAAGGTTTGGAGAGAGGTATTAACGAGAAGGGTTGTGGTGGGGTAGGGAGCAGATCGAATAGATCAGAAGATGATGTTTTTACGGATGCTATTGCCGAATTTCCTGAAAGCGGATCTAGTCCGGTGACTGGAGAGCATACAAGGGATGTTAAAGAACCAGAAATTAACCTGGAAATCAATAAAGCCACTGCTCAATCATCCGAGGATGGTTCAATTACTG TTATCAGCCCACCTCCAAGCAATTCAGCTGACCACATCCAAATGCAAAGTACTGAAGTTCCAGTAATTAATCTGTCTGGAAGTGCTCAAGAGTCCCTGGATCATGGCTCGAATGCTACCATTGCCTCCATGACCAGATCTTTAACAGATTGTAGAGGTGAAGAATCTGACTTTGAGCATAGCCATGATAACGGAAGTTCTGCATGGGATTCAATCCCCATCAAACTTGAAACACAAACAGATGCATCACAAGAGAATAAGAAGAGTGGCACTGTCGAGGATTTGCCAGAGACTGATGCAAAAGGAAATGAAGAAACTAAATTAGATGGACAGCTACTGGATGTAGTGGTTTCAACGGATGACAATGCAGAGGATGCATCTGAGTCACAGAAGATGGAGGATGTAACTTCACAGCCTGTGCCTGCTGCAGAAGTCCTTCAATTGAAGGAAGGAGGCTATACTGATGATTTAGCCTCTGGAATGTCTTTAAATGATCTCTCCCCTGAAGTTAATTTGGCTGAACCTGCGCATTCTTCTATTTCCACTGCTCAGATCGAGGGGGATACTCAAGAAATCGACTCTGCTGTTTATGTAAATTCAGCTGTGAGTTATGATAATAAGGGAGAAGGAAATGGAAATATGCATGTGCTGATAGTTCCCAATGACTTAACTTTAGTTGCTGATGCTGAGAACATGGTTAAAGGTTTTAAAGACCTTGAAGGAGGGAAATTGCCCCAACTTATGAACATGGATTCGTTTGAAGTATCTAACAATGTTAAGGATTCTGACCTTAAGAACAATCCTCAGGGTTTTAACTCAAGGCCATTGACTGAGGACACCGAAGTCTCTGCATCCAATATGCATGTTTTGAATGATAACCTTGAACCAAAAGATGGGACCAGCCAGCATATTGTTGAATTGCCTGATGAAGCAGAAGCTGATATGCCCCAGAGATCAGAAGTTGGTGTAACAGATGTTGTGACGGGTGACTTGGAGAAGAGCATTTCTGTTCACTCTCCTGAAGAAGATGTACCTCGTGATCATTGTGAAACTTCATCTCTGACGAGTTCTATAGAGCATGCTACAAAAGCCACATCTGATACTAACACTGTGGTTGTGCCAATGGATGCTGAGGTTAGGCAGACAAACTTAATTGGCATGGATGATACTGGTAATgatgaaaaagataaaattgaaagttctGAAGTAGgtgaaaatgacaaaaacaaaagaaatacaaaGGAGAGTTTTGCAGAAAACAGGATACCAACTTCTAAACATGCTAGTATTTCCTCTGAGCAAGCTGATCAAAGGAACAGCGTACTTGGAGATGTCAAAGCTGCTGGTCTTGAAGAGGGTAAAATAGAAAGATGCAATGCGTCTGAAATTGTAACTGAAGGTGATTCTGTATCTGGATTGGGGGAGGAAAATCTCTTGAGGGAGCCAAAATCAACACCTGAATCTGCTGTCAATGTCGAATCCTGTTTTACCTCAGAGAATGATATTAATGTGTGTGAGGGAAGGTTGCCACAACTTGCTAGTATTCCCTCTGAACAAGCTGATCAAAGGAACAGCGTACTTGGAGATGTCAAAGCTGCTGGTCTTGAAGAGGGTAAAATAGAAAGATGCAATGCGTCTGAAATTGTAACTGAAGGTGATTCTGTATCTGGATTGGGGGAGGAAAATCTCTTGAGGGAGCCAAAATCAACACCTGAATCTGCTGTCAATGTCGAATCCTGTTTTACCTCAGAGAATGATATTAATGTGTGTGAGGGAAGGTTGCCACAACTTGCTAGTATTCCCTCTGAACAAGCTGATCAAAGGAACAGCGTACTTGGAGATGTCAAAGCTGCTGGTCTTGAAGAGGGTAAAATAGAAAGATGCAATGCGTCTGAAATTGTAACTGAAGGTGATTCTGTATCTGGATTGGGGGAGGAAAATCCCTCGAGGGGGCCAAAAACAACACCTGAATCTGCTGTCAATGTCGAATCCTGTTTTATCTCAGAGAATGATATTAATGTGTGTGAGGGCAAGTTGCCACAACATGAACACACTGATATAGGTGGAGTTTTGGATCCTCAGGAAAGCAGAAAGGAACCTGAAAGCAATGGTATGGCCAATCAACTAGTTGAGCGTGCTGGTGAAGTTAGTGCAGCTGCTGAATCATATAGTGGTGGAGATGCTGAGGTATTATGGAAGTCTTCTGAAGACAAGATGGTGAGAGAGCCTCTAGTTTCTCGTTCAGAACCTTCATCTTCCCTTCAAAATTCTTCCCCTGTTGCAGATAATCAGGCCAAAGATTTTCTTGGAGTTGCATCTGGGAACACACCTGAGTCTTTGCCTGATGAAGGTGATAATAACTTAGTTACACAACAGGTTGTTGCATCTGCTACTGACTTTTCAGTTGATTCAATTAGCCAAACTGATAGTTTGGAAGGTCACTGGGGTTCCGTTTCAG CTATTCTTGATGCTGAGCCTTTGCCATCAAATGGTTCCCAAGCATTATCAGAAGCAGAGAAAGCCACCTTGAAGAAGCCGATAGCTGCTTCTGAGACAGAACATGCTGATAAATCAGATATTTTTGATCCCCCATCTTTCATGACATTGGTTGAACCTAGAGATGTGGTTAACCAGAAAGCTGCTGCATCTGAAATCCAGACAACAGGGAACCCACAACAGCCAAAAGCTGCTTCTGTACAAGCTGGTTGGTTTCCTTCCATTACCAATGTTTTGAGTGAGTCGCAGGGGAGAAAAAAGAACGAAGAGATTATTGCCAAGGTCACAAACTGGAGCACCGGGGAACAACACCCTTCTCTGAGGAGCCCACAACATACTCCTTTAAAGAGCCTTTTAGGCGAGGCAAGTATGGAAACCAAATCCAAGGCACTAAATGCCAAGGAAATCCCAGTTGAAAAGGATGGTTTCGCAGCTAAAGATAACGGTGCTTTGCCTAAAACAGTGAGCTCCATTCTGGCTCCTCAAGAACCTGTAGGTGAGCCTGCCATGGTGGAAGAGAAAGCATGGAGTTCTCCAGCAAGGTATCCTGCAGATattaagagagagaagaggaaagTCAGGGGAAGACCATACTGGGCACAATTTGTTTGCTGCTCATCTGTAAATTAG